One Brassica napus cultivar Da-Ae chromosome A1, Da-Ae, whole genome shotgun sequence genomic region harbors:
- the LOC125576534 gene encoding uncharacterized protein LOC125576534, which produces MRCDNYCPRCGELEETVTHAFFECPPALQVWSLSSTPTSPDIFPVSSVYTNMDYLFWRKNSIIEPERDRDPYPWILWYIWKARNAKLFRGIDRDPLELVRHAESECHAWFDANEAVQPVLQPVVQANIPGIAQVIRLGNICLLDGSWTSSAHFSGCGWVWMDSVGNIQLMGTKNFTRRESALHSEVEALRWAMENMLQHSTCQNFGTDCKELIAMLKDPQDWPSFATELERIETLQICFPDFNIIHWLWMDMEDLRRNNSTIRSTKPATKNLTTSLGARGPLVGDGVHASAIDVSTFLHGL; this is translated from the exons ATGCGGTGTGACAATTACTGTCCAAGATGCGGAGAATTAGAGGAAACTGTGACCCATGCATTTTTTGAATGTCCGCCAGCTCTTCAAGTCTGGTCATTATCATCGACTCCAACAAGCCCTGATATATTTCCGGTATCAAGTGTCTACACAAATATGGATTATCTGTTTTGGAGGAAGAATAGCATCATCGAGCCAGAAAGAGacagggatccttatccctggatattatggtacatttggaaggctagAAATGCCAAACTATTCAGAGGAATAGATAGAGATCCATTGGAGCTAGTTCGACACGCAGAGAGTGAATGTCATGCATGGTTTGATGCTAATGAAGCGGTGCAACCAGTGTTACAACCAGTGGTTCAAGCTAATATCCCTGGGATAGCCCAAGTCATACGTTTGGGTAATATATGCTtgctagatggatcttggacatctTCTGCTCACTTTAGCGGATGCGGCTGGGTATGGATGGATAGTGTTGGGAATATTCAACTTATGGGAACAAAGAATTTCACTCGACGTGAATCAGCTTTgcattcggaagtagaagcactgcgGTGGGCGATGGAAAATATGCTTCAACATTCAACATGCCAGAACTTTGGGACAGACTGCAAGGAGCTGATTGCAATGTTAAAGGACCCTCAAGATTGGCCAAGTTTTGCGACAGAATTGGAGAGAATAGAGACATTACAGATATGCTTTCCGGACTTCAACATCATTCAT TGGTTATGGATGGACATGGAAGACCTCAGGAGGAACAACTCAACTATTAGGAGCACGAAACCAGCGACGAAGAATCTCACCACTTCACTCGGAGCTCGAGGCCCTCTCGTGGGCGATGGAGTGCATGCTTCAGCTATCGACGTGTCAACTTTTTTGCATGGATTGTAA
- the LOC106434070 gene encoding uncharacterized protein LOC106434070 — protein MPRPGPRPYECVKRAWHSDRHQPIRGSIIRQIFRLAMEAHSAATKKNKEWQEKLPVVVLKAEEIMYSKANSEEEYTDADTIWNRVNDAIDTIIRRDESTETGPLLPPCVEAALNLGCIAVKASRSQRHSNVRTYLCPKFQQPVSASTNEPQYHHQAQKSNKPSPTAQPAIPVDVLDDSNNRGPPFLHESMQMHQKPLARKLGTITDTPAPSPSPINLGSVYPLYYGGNNQTQQVDMSSRVPITIGMPISIKAPEERTERFCDLSLRLGVSSDPPSTRIDAGASRSYRGRNQEELCLFPEVKKKHDSFSNYQGQHSDSRVKKHKTFCGDFL, from the exons atgccTAGGCCTGGTCCAAGACCTTACGAGTGTGTGAAACGAGCTTGGCATAGCGATCGTCACCAACCCATTCGAGGTTCCATCATCCGCCAGATCTTCAG ACTTGCCATGGAAGCACACAGTGCGGCTACGAAGAAGAACAAAGAGTGGCAGGAGAAGTTGCCTGTTGTTGTCTTGAAAGCCGAAGAAATCATGTACTCTAAAGCCAACTCCGAG GAAGAGTATACAGATGCTGATACTATATGGAATAGAGTCAATGATGCCATTGACACCATTATTAGAAGAGACGAAAGCACTGAAACTGGCCCTCTTTTGCCTCCTTGTGTTGAAG CTGCCCTTAACCTTGGGTGCATTGCTGTAAAAGCTTCTAGAAGCCAACGACATAGTAACGTACGGACTTACCTCTGTCCAAAATTCCAACAACCTGTTTCTGCATCCACTAATGAGCCTCAATACCATCATCAAGCTCAAAAGTCCAACAAGCCAAGCCCTACCGCCCAACCTGCAATCCCAGTGGATGTTCTTGATGACAGCAACAACCGAGGACCACCGTTTCTACATGAATCCATGCAAATGCATCAAAAGCCATTGGCTAGAAAACTAGGGACTATCACTGATACTCCAGCTCCATCACCATCGCCAATCAACTTGGGTTCGGTGTATCCTTTGTATTACGGAGGTAATAATCAGACTCAGCAAGTGGACATGTCTTCAAGAGTCCCTATAACCATTGGGATGCCTATTAGTATTAAGGCACCGGAAGAAAGAACAGAGAGGTTCTGTGATTTGTCTTTGAGGCTTGGTGTATCTTCAGATCCACCCTCCACAAGAATAGATGCCGGGGCTAGTCGGTCGTACCGAGGAAGAAACCAAGAAGAGTTGTGTTTATTCCCTGAGGTGAAGAAGAAACATGATTCGTTTTCAAATTACCAAGGACAGCATTCAGATTCGAGAGTTAAAAAGCACAAAACATTTTGTGGAGACTTCCTCTAG